A segment of the Flavobacteriales bacterium genome:
GGCCATGTTCACGGATCATACCGGCGAGAGCTGCATGTTCGAGTCCTTCCCGATTCAGATGCAGATCCCGGTTCCGGTGAGCATTGATCCGGTCGGGCCATTCTGCGTGAACAGCGGACCGCAGTTGATCACGGGCAGCACGGTCAACCCGTTCCCTTACTGGTCCGGCGATATCGCTTCATGGAACTCATCCGGGGCCACCTTCCTGCCGGCCCAAGGCGCGGGCACTTATGCTGTGGTGATGATTGCTGACCCGATCGTTCCCACGCAATGCTCTGGCTTCGATACGCTGTACATAGTGGTGAACGACCAGTTCCCGGATATTGAGATTGAGGAGCTTCCGATACTCTGTGCTACCAGCGATCCACTCGATTTGGTGCCACTGGTGTTGCCCGAGGGGGGAATCTGGGCTGGCCCTGGCATTGTGGGGTCGAGCTTTGATCCGGGTTCGGTGGCGGCTGGCGCCTACTTGATCACCTATACCGCGAGTATGGCCGGGTGCCTCGGATCGGAAGTAGCGGCCATCAAGGTGTTCGATGCGGCGGAGGTGGTCCCGGGCAATAACCTGGAACTATGCCCCACGGATGACCCGGTGCTCTTCACCGGCTTTCCCGAAGGAGGGGAATGGGGGGCGCCGATCGCCAGTGATGGCGCATTCGACCCGATGACGGCGGGGGTCGGCACACACTACGTGAGCTATCTCTGGACCGGAGCCGATGGCTGCCAGCTGATGGCACTGGAGCAGTCCATTACCGTACTGCCCGCCACCACGGTGGAGATTGAATCGACCGGCATCCTGTGCGACAACCTCACGGAGGTGCTGGTCATTGGTAGCCCAGCTGGCACATGGACCGGCGCGGCCCAGGGCGAAGGCGATTTCGTGGCGGTGAACCCCGCGGCTTTGGGTCCGGGCAGCTGGCCGATCACCCTCACTGCTACCGCTGCTGGACAATGCACCGGCAGCAGCACGGTCGAATTAATCGTTGAGGTCTGCACCGGGTTGTATGGGCAAACGGATCTGCTGGCCGAAGCCTGGCCGAACCCGCATCCGGGTCAGTTGCACCTACAGGTCGGCGCACAGGCGCTCCGCAGCCTGCATCTGCTGGATGCTGCCGGGCGCATCGTCGAGAGCTGGGGCCCTCAGCCCGCCGGCACGCTTTTGCTGGTTGAGCAGCGATCCGCTCCCGCTGGCATCTATTCCCTTCAGCTGGAGGCCGAATCCGGGGTGGTTCAGCGCCTGCGGATTGTGAGGCTCTGAGCCTCAGGGCGAAGCCCTATTTCGCCCATCTGATTTGGCCGGATCGCCCAGCCACTTACTTTCGGAACCGACTTGTAAACAACCTGCCATGATCGCCACCCAGATCCGCCAGAAAGACGCCAGCTTCTACTTCGTCTCATACCCCGCCGAGGATATCCTTCGTCGCGTCCGCTTCATCAGCCGATTCTATGCCGAAGGGGAAAAGAGCATCGCACCGGAGGAAGCCAAGAAAGGCGACGACATCGCCGGGTTCATCCAGAAGATCGAGCGCAGCGACGCCGCCTTCCAGCGCACCATGTCGCATGGCAAGATCAAGGCGATCCGGAACTTCTACGAAACAGCCGTGGCCCAGCCGCCGATCCCCGGCACGGTGCTGCTATTCAGCAGCGACATCCTCGATTTCTCGCCCATCGGCAACACCAAGAACATCGGCGACCTGAAGGAGCCAAAGGACAAGTACCTGATCATCGATGGCCAGCACCGACTGGCCGCGCTCGAGTTCTACATGCGCTCGCATCCTCAGGAGGCCAAGACCATCCATGTGCCCTGCATCATCTTCGATGGCGAGAGCGAGGATTTCGCCGCCGAGATGTTCGTGATCATCAACAGCACTCCCACGCGCATCAACAAGAGCCACCTGATCGACTTGTATGAGCGCGTGAGCTGGGAACGGCCCGACAAGCGCATGGCCGCCAAGGTGATCGAGCGCCTATACAGCGAGGATAGCAGCCCTCTCCAGTACCGCATCAATCGCTTGGGCAACCGCAGCAAGCAGGAGAAGTGGATCATGCAGGCGGAGCTCTTCAACGAGGTGCACCGCTGGGTGGCGCGCGGATTCGAGAAAGGGGAGAAGGTGAACGATGCCAACGTGATGAAGCGCTACCGGATCCTGCAGGAGTTCTTCAAGGCCGCCAAAGCCGCCTTCGGCGATACCTGGGGCGATCCCCGCTACCACGTCACCAAGCCGGTCACGCTCAAAGCGCTCATCCGTGTTTGCGCCGACCTCAATGCGCGCGATCGTGGTGATGAGGATACCCGCCTGCAGCGCTGGACCCAGCGCCTCACCAATGCGTGGAGCGACGAGAAGCGCGAATTCCGCGACGACGGCTTCTATGAGCGATTCGCCGCCAAAGGGCAGGTGGAGCGCGTGGGCAAAGTGCACAAGTACCTTAGCGGGAAGCTTGGACTATAATCCGGCACAGCCCGAATGAAAAGGGCCGGCTCGCACGAGCCGGCCCTCTCATTGCCTGGATCATCGAGCTACGACCAGTGCATGGTGCTGCACCTGGCCATCGGTCTGCAGACGCAGGGTGTACCTGCCCTCAGCCAGACCCGCAACCGACAGGGTCACTTGGGCATTCGGTTGGATGCTTCGATAGATCCTGGCCTCTCGACCGGCCGCATCGAGCAGCACCGCCTGGGCAGCTCCAATTGAGGAATGCATGACCGTGATGCGGTCACCGAAACTCGGATTCGGGCTCAGAGAGATCGAAAAGGCCGATGGTTGGCTCGCGCCGAGCGTCCAATCCACGTCATATCGCACCAGGGCAATATCGTTGTCCGTTGCAGCCGTGAACCCGGACGTGAAGCCGGCAAGCAGGAGCTTTCCATCTGGTTGTATGTCCAGGGCGTTGGCATCGTCGAAGTCCACATCGATGGAAGTGACCGTGGCGCCGTTCGTGCCGAAAGACATGACCGGATCCCCCAAGCTCGTATAGCGTGCCACGATGAAATCACGCGGAGCAGCGAAGCCGCCCTCCCCGGTAGTGCCGCACACCACCAGGTCGCCATTGCCGTAGCGCTTGATGTCATACCCGTAATTCACAGGATTCACGCTGAGCGTGACGATCCCATCGCCGCTGAAGAACGGGTGGAGCACGCCATCTGAACGGATCGCGGACAAGAGGAGGTCGATGCCTGTGGCCGACTCAGACCAGCCGGTGATGTAGATGAGCGTTTCATCGGCGGTGATCCCCCACGCGGCGTGGTCCCCAGTGCCCACAGGAGGCATCACCATGCCATTCAACCCGAAAGCATTCTCCGGGACCCCGAGATCGTCCACCATGAAGAGCATGGCCTTCATCTCGAAATTCACATTGGCATGCCCAGCGCCCACTGCGTTCCCATTGTCGAGTATGGTGAGGCAGGTGAGCAGGTCCTCGCCTTCATGATTGTCGTTCACGGCAAGGCCACTATCGCCAAAGCTGGCGTCGGGCGTGCCATCAGCCATCACGCGCATGATGAAGGCGTCGCGGTCGAAGCCTGAATCGATGAGGCTTCCGGCCAGTACCACGCGGTCCCCGGCGATCACGGCGATTCCGCGGGCCTCGGCTTCCGAATCGCTGATGGCGTAGGTCATCACACCGTTGTTCCCGAAAGAAGCGTCAGGCTGGCCCGCGGCGTCCGTGCGCACCAATGGGACCACGGCCTGCGCGAATGTGGGATAAGCCAGCCCGGTGACGTAGATGCTGCCCTGGCTGTCGCGCGCCATGGCGTAACCATAGGCCTCTTCGCCGATGGTGAAGAAGGTGTAGCCGTTGTCCGTGCCGAAAGCCTGGTCAAGCGAGCCATCCTCCAGCAGGTGGGCGATGAAGATCGAATTGCGGTCCCCGACACGGGCCACGCCGCATATCAGCGAAGTATTGTCATCCAGCGCGATCACATCATTGGCTACATCGTGAAGGCTGCCTGGCTGGAGCGTGGCGATGCCGGCATTGCCGAAGGAGGGATCAAGGGTGCCCGACTGGGCGATTGCACCGCCGCAGAGGAAAGCGGCTGACAGGAGCGACACGTAACGAGGGGTCATGGTTGCAGGGGTTCGGAAGCGGATGGCGAAGATGCGTACCAACCGCCTCTATCCGTCACCTGGTTCAGTTGGCGAGCAACGAATCGAGCAGGGGGGCGACCTCGGATCCTGCGATGATCCGCGTGGGGCCATGCAGGAATCCATCGGCTTTCATGCGCGCGGCTTGGGCCAGCAACGGGTCGTAGAAGCCATTCACGTTCAGTATCCCCACGGCCTTGGCGTGGATGCCCAATTGCCGCCACGTGAGCAGTTCGAAGAGTTCGTCCATGGTGCCGAATCCGCCGGGCAGTGCCACCACGGCTTGGCTGAGCTCGTGCATGCGCATTTTCCGCTCGTGCATATCGCGCACGATGATCAGGTCCGTGAGACCGGTGTGCGCGAGCTCCTTCTTCACCATGAAGCCAGGTATCACGCCGATCACTTCGCCACCCGCTTCGAGCGCAGCATCGGCAACGGCCCCCATGAGGCCCACATGCCCGCCGCCGTAAACCACGCCCATGCCACGCAGGGCGATGGCCCGGCCCATTTCCTTGGCCGCTTGGATGATGAAAGGGTCGCGGCCAGCACTGGCCCCGCAGAACACGGCGATGCGCATGATCATTTCGACTACGAGAGCCGCGTGCAAGGTAGGCTCGACCCCTTGGCCTAACTTGGCCAGACAATCCTTACTGGCGATGCGGCCCTCGATCTCCTACGCCTCAATCCTTGCAGCGCTATTGGCGCTGTCGATGCCTTATCGCGCTGAAGCGCAAACCATCGTCAACGGTAGCATCCAGCACGGCGGCATTCAAAGGGATTACATCCTTTATGTTCCTGCGATCTACAGCCCGGGCACACCGGTGCCCCTGGTCTTCAACCTGCATGGCTATACCAGCAACAACCTGCAGCAGCTCTACTACGGCGACTTCCGCCTGATCGCTGACACCGCTGATTTCATCCTGGCGCTGCCCAATGGCACACTCGATGGCCAGGGGAACCGCTTCTGGAACGCCTTCGGGCTAGCCGCGCCCGATGACCTCGGCTTCATCACCGCCCTCATCGATAGCATCAGCTCGGGGTACAGCATCGACGCTGACCGGATCTATAGCACCGGCATGAGCAATGGCGGCTTCATGAGCTACGAGCTGGCCTGCTTCCGCAGCGAGCGCTTCGCGGCCATCGCCTCCGTGACCGGCACCATGAATGTGGTCAGTTTGGCCACATGCGACCCTGCGCACCCCATGCCCGTGATGCAGATCCACGGCACGGCCGATCCTACGGTGATCTACAACGGCAGCGCGGGCGTCTCCGCGATCGAGCCTCTGGTGGCGAGCTGGGTGCAGTTCAACAACTGCAATCCCACGCCGAGTTTCACCGCTGTGCAGAACGTGAGCACCACGGACGGCTGCACCGCCGAGCATTACGCGTACACCGGCGGCGATGCTGGCAGCTCGGTGGAGTTCTACAAGGTCCTTGACGGCGGACACACTTGGCCCGGCGCGGCCTTCACCATCGGGGTCACCAATCAGGACTTCAGCGCGAGCAAGGAGATCTGGCGATTCTTCCGACAGTATGATCTGGGGATGCTCACCGGTGTTCCTGATCCTGCATCAGATGCACCTTCTTTCAGCATCGGCCCGAATCCGAGCGAGGGCAGCTTCCAACTGCGGTTCGTGGATGCGCAGCTGAGGATGATCACTGTGATGGATGCAATGGGGAGGTTGATTTCCGAAGAGCGCACCGCCGATCCCGTGCTCGAGTTCCAAATGGATGGAAGCGGGGTTTATTCCGTTTCTGTGCTCGAGAACGGAACGATCCGGACGGGACGTGTGCTGGTATTGTAGCTCCTGCTACATCGCTGCCACCCTTTCAGCCTTATACGCCCCGGCCTCCAGCTTCTTCTTCACCTCTTTGAAGCTGTCAATCGTGCGCTGCACATCTTCAAGCGTATGCGCGGCGGTGGGGATCAGGCGCAGCAGGATGGTGTCCTTCGGTACAACCGGGTAAACCACGATGCTGCAGAAAATGCCGTGGTTCTCGCGCAGGTCGAGCACCACATTGGTGGCCTCCGGGATGCTGCCATGCATCAGCACGGGCGTCACGCAGCTGTTGGTCACGCCGATGTCGAGCCCGGCCTCCTTCAGCCCGCTCTGCAGCGCTTTGGTGATCTGCCAGAGCTTCTGGCTCAGTTCAGGGCGGGTGCGGATCATCTCCAAGCGCTTGAGCGCGCCGATCACCACGGGCATGGGCAGGCTCTTGGCGAAGGTCTGGCTGCGCATGTTGTAGCGCAGGTACATGACCACATCCTCCGGCCCGCTCACGAAGGCCCCGATGGTGGCCATGGCCTTGGCGAAGGTGCCGAAGTACACATCCACCTGGTCCTGCACGCCTTGGGCGTCCGCGGTGCCACGGCCATCACGGCCCACCATGCCGAAGCCATGGGCATCATCGACGAACAAGCGGAAGTTGTACTTCGCCTTGCGCTCCGCGATCTCCTTCAGCTTGCCTTGGTCGCCGGCCATGCCGAAGACGCCTTCGGTCATCACCATGATGCCGCCTCCGGTCTGGGCCACCACTTTGCGGGCGTTCTCGAGCTGCTTGTCCAGGCTGGCCATGTCGTTGTGCTGGAACACGAAGCGCTTGCCCATGTGCAGGCGCGCGCCGTCGATCATGCAGGCGTGGCATTCACTGTCGTAAACGAGCACATCGTGCCGGGAGAGCAGCGCTTCAATGGCGCTCATGCAGCCTTGGTAGCCGTAGTTCAGGAGGAAGGTGTCCTCCTTGCCCATGAATTCGCTCAGCTCATCCTCCAGTTGCTCGTGGTACTTGGTCTGACCGCTCATCATGCGGGCGCCCATAGGGTAGGCCATGCCCCAATCCTTGGCAGCTTGGGCATCCACTTCGCGGATCTCCGGATGGTTGGCCAGCCCGAGGTAATTGTTGAGGCTCCAGACCAGTACGCGCTTTCCGCGAAAGGTCATGTGGGGGCCGAGCTCGCCCTCGAGCTTCGGGAAGCTGAAATAGCCGTGGCTGTCCTTGGCGTGGCGGCCGATATGGCCCAGGTCCTTGCGGAGCTTGTCGAAGATGTCGTTCATGGGGTGCGCTGGAAAAGCTGGCCAAATGTAGCGGGGGCCTTTCAGGGCCAAGGGATGTTGATCAGGAGCTTTCAACCGGCTGGCGGTGAAGGCGGTGCGGCTATATTCGCGCCCCGCCCGAATGACCTGGACCCAAGGCCACCGAATCGCTCCAAGGCCAATGCTCTTCGGCGCCAGCCTGTTGGGCGGTGCGCTCTGGGTGGTGGTCGGCTTATTCGGTGGGGGCGCATTGGCGGGCTGCAGCGAATTCAATCGTGCCCTGAAAGCCCCCGGCGATTCCGCCGGCTTGGCTATGAAGCAGCGTGTGGCCCAGAAATTCTACGATAAGAAGTCGTATGACCGTGCCATCCCCTTGCTCGAGGAGATGATCCTTCTCAAGCGCGGCACGGCCGAGTTCGAGGAGGTGTCCTACCTGCACGCCACAGCGCATTACAGGATGAAGGATTATACGATGGCCTCGTATTTCCTCGAGAACTACGTGCGCACCTTCCCGACAGGGCGCCACGCCGAGGAATGCGCATTCCTCGATGCCTTGTGCTATTACCATAACAGCCCCAATTACGAGCTCGACCAGGTGGATACCCGGACCGCGATCGACCGTTTCCAGCTGTTCCTCGTGCGGTTCCCCAATACCGGCCTTCGCGACAGCACGAATAACATGATCGACCTGCTCCGATCGAAGCTGGAAGTGAAGGCCTATCACGCCGGGGAGCAGTACTTCCATATGCGCCAATACCAGGCCGCCAGCATGGCCTTCAAGGAATTCATGCGGCAATACCCCAACAGCGATTACCGGGAGGACGCCATGCTGCGCATCCTTCGAGCCGACCACGCACTGGCACTCAACAGCGTGGAGGCCAAGCGCGCAGAGCGCATCCGGGAGGCATTGAGCTCATACCGTAATTTCGCCGACGCCTATCCGGCCGGCGTGGAGCGCGATCAAGCCGAACGGCTGCGCAAGGAACTGGAGAGCGAACTCGAAAAGACCACGAAGAACACCCCCGTACCATGAGCAACAAACCCACCACAGCCGCCAAGACCACCGTCACGCGGGACGTCGCCAAGCTCGATGCCGAGACCGGCAATGTCTATGAGGCCGTGGCCATCCTCGGCCGGCGCGCAGACCAGATCAGCGTGCGAATCAAAGAGGAATTGAGCACCAAGCTCGAAGAGTTCGCCATGAGTGGAGAGAACATCGAAGAGGTGTATGAGAACCGCGAGCAGATCGAGGTGAGCAAGCACTACGAGCGCATGCCCAAGCCCGGCGCCATGGCCATCCAGGAGCTCCAGGAGGGCAAGCTCTATTGGAGGCGCGGAGGCGAAGAGGCTCCGGCTGCGGACCCCGCCCCGAAGGCGTGAACGGCCTTTGATCCTCCGCTTCCGTGGAGATCCTCTTGAACCGCAAGGTGCTGCTCGGTGTCACGGGTGGCATCTCGGCGTATAAATCAGCGTCGTTGGTCAGGCTGCTGGTGAAGGCCGGTTGCGAAGTGCAGGTGGTGATGACCCCATCGGCCCATGATTTCGTGACACCGCTCACGCTCTCGACCCTGAGCAAGCGTCCCGTGCTCACCGATTTCTTCGTTCGCGATGGCAGCGGCGCCTGGAATGATCATGTGCAGCTCGCGCGCTGGGCCGATGTGATGGTGATCGCGCCGGCCACGGCGAACACCATGGGCAAGATGGCCCGCGGGTTGTGCGACAACCTCCTGCTGGCCTGCTGGATGAGCACGCCGCAAAGCACCCCGGTCTTCGCCGCGCCCGCCATGGATCTGGAGATGTGGAAGGATCCCGCCACCCTGGGCAACCTCGCCTTGCTGCAGGAGCGTGGTGTGCGCATGATCGGCCCGGAAAGCGGTGAGCTGGCGAGCGGCCTCACCGGTGAAGGGCGCATGACCGAGCCCGAAGCGATCATCGGGGCCCTGCACGAATCGCTTATCGGCACGAGCCGATTGATGGGCAAGCGCATCCTGGTGACAGCAGGGGGCACTCAGGAGGCCATTGATCCCGTGCGCTACATCGGAAACCGCAGCAGCGGCAAGATGGGATTCGCCCTGGCCGAAGAGGCAGCCTTGCGCGGCGCAGAGGTGGAACTCGTCTGCGGCGCCGTACGGTCTGAGCCGAAAAGGCACGGCATCCGCCGCACCGATGTGACCAGCGCGGCGGAGATGGCCCTGGCCTGCAAGCAGCGAGCACCGCATACCGATGCCGTGATCATGTGCGCCGCGGTAGCCGATTACCGCCCGGCATCCGCTGCCGATCAAAAGTTGAAGAAGAAGGAGGCAACGCTCCGCATTGAACTGGAGCCCACCGAGGACATCCTCGCCTGGATGGGCGCACACAAAGCCGATGGCCAGCGGCTCGTAGGCTTCGCGCTCGAGACCGACAATGAATTGGCGAACGCCAAGGACAAGCTGGTGCGGAAGAATCTCGATCTGCTCGTGCTCAACAGCCTGCGCGATCCCGGCGCTGGCTTCGGATCCGATACCAACAAGGTCACGCTGCTGGCGCCGGGCAAGGATCCGCAGGTCCTGCCGTTGATGAGCAAGCACCACGCGGCCCGCGCTATCTTGGACCGCCTCGAAGAACTTCTCTGACCCATGCTTCGCCACGTCTGCCTCCTGCTCTTGCTCCTGCCGCCTGCGCTTCGCGCCCAGGAATTCAACTGCCAGGTGAGCGTGATCGCCCCGCAGATCGCCCAAGCGCAAACCGGCGTCATCCGGAGCATGGAGCTCGCCATCAAGGAGTTCTTCAATACAAGGCGCTTCACCAATTACAACTACGCGCCGGCGGAGCGCGTGGACCTCAACCTGCTGCTCACCATCAGCAACCAACCGGCGCCCGACCGCTTCGAGGGCACATTGCAGGTGATTTATGCACGGCCCGTCTTCGGTACCGACTACAACAGCCCGATCCTCGACCTCGTGGATGAACAGGTGAAGTTCAACTTCCTTGAGAACACCCAGATCGAATTCTCGCCCGATCGCTACATCAACAACCTCAGCTCCTTGCTCGGCTTCTATGCCTACTTCATCCTCGGCCTCGATGGAGACACGTTCTCCCCGCTCGGCGGCGCTGAGTTCTACACGCAGGCCCAGCAGGTGGTGAACAATGCGCAGAACAGCGGTGAGGATGGATGGCGCGCATTCGAGGCGCAGCGAAATCGGTATTGGCTGCTCGATAACCAGCTGCAGGCCGTGTTCCGCCCCCTGCGCGAACTGCTCTACGACTACCACCGCCAGGGCATGGACACCATGACGGAGGACGCCGCGGCCGCCCGCAGGAAGATCGCCGCTAGCATCGAGAAGCTCAAGACCGTGCACCAAGCCAAGCCCGCCAGCTACAACCTGCAGGTGATCTTCAACGCCAAATACAACGAGCTCGTGGAGCTCTTCAAGCCCGCCGACCCCAGCGAGAAGACCAAGCTCTTCAATACCCTGCAGATCATCGATCCCGGGCACATCGGGCAGTACCAGAACATGATGCGGGGGTAGCGGCGAACCAATATGGCCTTTGCGACCAGCATCTTCGCCCCATGCTCACCCGCATCGCCATCACCAATTACCTGCTGATCGACTCCCTGGAGCTCGAATGGCAGCAGGGCCTCACGGCAATAACCGGCGAGACGGGCAGCGGCAAAAGCATCCTGATCGGGGCACTGGAGCTGACCTTGGGCGCTCGAGCTGATGCCGGGCTCATGCGTGATTCAGCCAAGCGCTGCGTGATTGAGTTGGAAGTGGATCTCAGCGGTCTTGGCTTGGAACCCTGGTTCGCATCGAATGAGCTTCCCTTCGAGGAACGCGCATTGCTGCGCCGTCAACTGGATCCGGGCGGCCGCTCCCGCGCCTTCGTGAATGACACGCCCGTTCGCCTCGAGCAATTGCGTGAATTGGGCGAGCGCCTCATCCATATCCACAGCCAGCACCACACCTTGCTGCTGAACGATGCGCGCTTCCAACTCGGTTTGGTTGATCAATTGGCCGGTCAAGAAGGAGCCGTGAAGGAGCTTGGCGTCCTGTTCGCCGATTCGCGCGAAGCGCAACGCGCGTTGGATCAGGCTCGCGCCGAGCAGCAGGGCGCACTGGCCGAGGCCGACTTCGTGCGCTTCCAACTGGAAGAACTGGAGCAGGCCGCCATCACCGAGGGTGAGCAAGCGCGCGTCGAGGAGAAGCTGCGCTTGGCGGAGCATGCCGGCGAGCGCGCCGAAGCCTATCGCTCCATCGAGGAAGGCGCATCGGGGGATCAGGGCGCAGCCGTGCTGTTGCAGCGATTGCGCGCCCTGGTCTCAAAGGCGGCCCGCATCGATCCGGAACTTGCCGGTCTGTTGCAACGCATCGAAGGAGCGGCCATCGAGTTGAAGGATATCGGTTCAGAGGCAGCACGGCTGGCCGCTTCGGTGGAGGTCGATCCGGCACGTGCCGAGCAGCTCCGTGATCGCATCGACCTGCTCATCCGCCTCCAGCAGAAGCACCGCGTGCCCGATGAGGCTGGCCTGCTCACGATCCTCGCGGAGCTCCGGCACCGTGTTGCCTCCGTCGAGGACCTCAGCGAGCGTTGCTCAGCGCTTGAGAAGGAAACGAAGCGGCACGCTGATGCTTACACGAAGATGGCCAAGGCAATATCGTTGGCCCGCACCAAGGCGATCAAGCCCCTATCGAACAAGGTCGAGGCGCTGCTGCATCAACTC
Coding sequences within it:
- a CDS encoding DGQHR domain-containing protein, encoding MIATQIRQKDASFYFVSYPAEDILRRVRFISRFYAEGEKSIAPEEAKKGDDIAGFIQKIERSDAAFQRTMSHGKIKAIRNFYETAVAQPPIPGTVLLFSSDILDFSPIGNTKNIGDLKEPKDKYLIIDGQHRLAALEFYMRSHPQEAKTIHVPCIIFDGESEDFAAEMFVIINSTPTRINKSHLIDLYERVSWERPDKRMAAKVIERLYSEDSSPLQYRINRLGNRSKQEKWIMQAELFNEVHRWVARGFEKGEKVNDANVMKRYRILQEFFKAAKAAFGDTWGDPRYHVTKPVTLKALIRVCADLNARDRGDEDTRLQRWTQRLTNAWSDEKREFRDDGFYERFAAKGQVERVGKVHKYLSGKLGL
- a CDS encoding T9SS type A sorting domain-containing protein, producing MTPRYVSLLSAAFLCGGAIAQSGTLDPSFGNAGIATLQPGSLHDVANDVIALDDNTSLICGVARVGDRNSIFIAHLLEDGSLDQAFGTDNGYTFFTIGEEAYGYAMARDSQGSIYVTGLAYPTFAQAVVPLVRTDAAGQPDASFGNNGVMTYAISDSEAEARGIAVIAGDRVVLAGSLIDSGFDRDAFIMRVMADGTPDASFGDSGLAVNDNHEGEDLLTCLTILDNGNAVGAGHANVNFEMKAMLFMVDDLGVPENAFGLNGMVMPPVGTGDHAAWGITADETLIYITGWSESATGIDLLLSAIRSDGVLHPFFSGDGIVTLSVNPVNYGYDIKRYGNGDLVVCGTTGEGGFAAPRDFIVARYTSLGDPVMSFGTNGATVTSIDVDFDDANALDIQPDGKLLLAGFTSGFTAATDNDIALVRYDVDWTLGASQPSAFSISLSPNPSFGDRITVMHSSIGAAQAVLLDAAGREARIYRSIQPNAQVTLSVAGLAEGRYTLRLQTDGQVQHHALVVAR
- a CDS encoding TIGR00730 family Rossman fold protein; the protein is MMRIAVFCGASAGRDPFIIQAAKEMGRAIALRGMGVVYGGGHVGLMGAVADAALEAGGEVIGVIPGFMVKKELAHTGLTDLIIVRDMHERKMRMHELSQAVVALPGGFGTMDELFELLTWRQLGIHAKAVGILNVNGFYDPLLAQAARMKADGFLHGPTRIIAGSEVAPLLDSLLAN
- a CDS encoding prolyl oligopeptidase family serine peptidase, yielding MRPSISYASILAALLALSMPYRAEAQTIVNGSIQHGGIQRDYILYVPAIYSPGTPVPLVFNLHGYTSNNLQQLYYGDFRLIADTADFILALPNGTLDGQGNRFWNAFGLAAPDDLGFITALIDSISSGYSIDADRIYSTGMSNGGFMSYELACFRSERFAAIASVTGTMNVVSLATCDPAHPMPVMQIHGTADPTVIYNGSAGVSAIEPLVASWVQFNNCNPTPSFTAVQNVSTTDGCTAEHYAYTGGDAGSSVEFYKVLDGGHTWPGAAFTIGVTNQDFSASKEIWRFFRQYDLGMLTGVPDPASDAPSFSIGPNPSEGSFQLRFVDAQLRMITVMDAMGRLISEERTADPVLEFQMDGSGVYSVSVLENGTIRTGRVLVL
- a CDS encoding aminotransferase class I/II-fold pyridoxal phosphate-dependent enzyme, which encodes MNDIFDKLRKDLGHIGRHAKDSHGYFSFPKLEGELGPHMTFRGKRVLVWSLNNYLGLANHPEIREVDAQAAKDWGMAYPMGARMMSGQTKYHEQLEDELSEFMGKEDTFLLNYGYQGCMSAIEALLSRHDVLVYDSECHACMIDGARLHMGKRFVFQHNDMASLDKQLENARKVVAQTGGGIMVMTEGVFGMAGDQGKLKEIAERKAKYNFRLFVDDAHGFGMVGRDGRGTADAQGVQDQVDVYFGTFAKAMATIGAFVSGPEDVVMYLRYNMRSQTFAKSLPMPVVIGALKRLEMIRTRPELSQKLWQITKALQSGLKEAGLDIGVTNSCVTPVLMHGSIPEATNVVLDLRENHGIFCSIVVYPVVPKDTILLRLIPTAAHTLEDVQRTIDSFKEVKKKLEAGAYKAERVAAM
- the bamD gene encoding outer membrane protein assembly factor BamD; this translates as MTWTQGHRIAPRPMLFGASLLGGALWVVVGLFGGGALAGCSEFNRALKAPGDSAGLAMKQRVAQKFYDKKSYDRAIPLLEEMILLKRGTAEFEEVSYLHATAHYRMKDYTMASYFLENYVRTFPTGRHAEECAFLDALCYYHNSPNYELDQVDTRTAIDRFQLFLVRFPNTGLRDSTNNMIDLLRSKLEVKAYHAGEQYFHMRQYQAASMAFKEFMRQYPNSDYREDAMLRILRADHALALNSVEAKRAERIREALSSYRNFADAYPAGVERDQAERLRKELESELEKTTKNTPVP
- a CDS encoding DNA-directed RNA polymerase subunit omega, which gives rise to MSNKPTTAAKTTVTRDVAKLDAETGNVYEAVAILGRRADQISVRIKEELSTKLEEFAMSGENIEEVYENREQIEVSKHYERMPKPGAMAIQELQEGKLYWRRGGEEAPAADPAPKA
- the coaBC gene encoding bifunctional phosphopantothenoylcysteine decarboxylase/phosphopantothenate--cysteine ligase CoaBC; this encodes MEILLNRKVLLGVTGGISAYKSASLVRLLVKAGCEVQVVMTPSAHDFVTPLTLSTLSKRPVLTDFFVRDGSGAWNDHVQLARWADVMVIAPATANTMGKMARGLCDNLLLACWMSTPQSTPVFAAPAMDLEMWKDPATLGNLALLQERGVRMIGPESGELASGLTGEGRMTEPEAIIGALHESLIGTSRLMGKRILVTAGGTQEAIDPVRYIGNRSSGKMGFALAEEAALRGAEVELVCGAVRSEPKRHGIRRTDVTSAAEMALACKQRAPHTDAVIMCAAVADYRPASAADQKLKKKEATLRIELEPTEDILAWMGAHKADGQRLVGFALETDNELANAKDKLVRKNLDLLVLNSLRDPGAGFGSDTNKVTLLAPGKDPQVLPLMSKHHAARAILDRLEELL
- a CDS encoding DUF4835 family protein, producing MLRHVCLLLLLLPPALRAQEFNCQVSVIAPQIAQAQTGVIRSMELAIKEFFNTRRFTNYNYAPAERVDLNLLLTISNQPAPDRFEGTLQVIYARPVFGTDYNSPILDLVDEQVKFNFLENTQIEFSPDRYINNLSSLLGFYAYFILGLDGDTFSPLGGAEFYTQAQQVVNNAQNSGEDGWRAFEAQRNRYWLLDNQLQAVFRPLRELLYDYHRQGMDTMTEDAAAARRKIAASIEKLKTVHQAKPASYNLQVIFNAKYNELVELFKPADPSEKTKLFNTLQIIDPGHIGQYQNMMRG